The Starkeya sp. ORNL1 DNA window TCGATCGCCGCCTGGCTCGGCGTCGGGCCGACCCAGACCGGCACCGGGGCCATGGACGGCGGAAGGTTCACCAGCAGGCTGGCGCCGGTCATCTTGACGCCGCCGGTCATGCCCGCGGCGGCAAAGCCGTTCGGCGAGGCATCGCCGTCATCGTCGGCCTCGGAGGCCACGGTCTTGCGCTTGGGCCCGCAGACCTGGGCGCGCATGTCGGTGGGCGTGCCGCCCTCGTTCTTCAACGAATCCACGGTCGGGGACACCGAGCCGAAGATCGACCAGGACTGCTGGAAGCCCTTCTCCATCAGCAGCGCCGCGGCCTCGGTGCGCTCGCGGCCCGAAGAGGTGCCGAGCACGACGGCGAGGACGCGCTTGTTGCCGCGATGGGCGACGCCGACGAGATTGAAGCCCGAGGCGCAGATGAAGCCGGTCTTCATGCCTTCGGCGCCGGGATAGCGGTCGATCAGCTTGTTGTAGGTCTTGATCACCCGGTTGCCGAGCTGGATCGCCGGCATCTTGAACAGGTCGGCCTGCTCCGGGAACTGCAGCAGGATCGCGCGCGCCAGCACCGCGAGGTCGCGGGCGGTGGTGTAGTTGTCGGGGTCCGGCAGGCCGTTCGGATTGTCGAAATGCGAGCCGGTCATGCCGAGCTCGGCGGCCTTGGCGTTCATTTCTGCGACGAATTGCGGGAGACTGCCGCCAACGCCCTCGGCGATGACCACGGCGATGTCGTTGGCCGACTTCACCAGCATCATCTTCAGCGCATTGTCGACGGTGATCTGGGTGCCGGCCTTGAAGCCCATCTTGGACGGCGCCTGCGCCACCGCATTGGCGGAGACGGTAAGCAGGGTCTGCGGCGTGATGCGCCCGTCGCGCAGCGCGCGGAACGTCACATAGGCCGTCATCAGCTTGGTGACGGAGGCGGGATACCACGGCTTGGTGGCATCGTCGGCGATCAGCACCTTGCCGCTGTCGACATCGATCAGCAGCGAGGGAGTTGCCTGCGCCGCCAGCGGGGCAACGGCCAGTGATGCCCCGAAGAGGGCTGCGAGAATACGCACTCGCGAGGGTATGAAGCTCGACACGCGGCTATGATCCGTGGTTCGGGTTCCGGAGGCGGGCTGTGAAGCGTCTGGCATCCTAGATACCCTGTTCGACGACCGCGGGCAAAACGGAATGGCGCTTTCCGGCGGCGGAATTGTGGTCGTGTGTGGTCAAACTTGCCCACATCGCGGCTTCGCCGGCTCAAGTTTCCACTGGTGGTAAATCACCCGTTGACGAGGCGCTGACCATGAACTGGGCGCGGGCGAGCGCGGCGAAACGCCCGCCAAGCCGGACGAGCGCATCGAACGAGCCGGCCTCGACGATGCGTCCGTTCTCGAAGACCAGGATGCGATCGGCGTTGCGCACGGTGGCGAGACGGTGGGCGATGACGAAAGTTGTGCGTCCCTTCATCACTTCGTCGAGCGCGGCCTGCACCTTGGCCTCGGTGCCGGCATCGAGCGCGCTGGTGGCCTCGTCGAGGATGAGGATCGGCGGGTCTTTCAAGAGCGCGCGGGCGATGGCGATGCGCTGGCGCTCGCCCCCGGAGAGCGAGCGGCCGCGCTCGCCGACTATTGTTGCGAGCCCTTCGCTCTGCCGCTCCACCATCTCGGTGGCCTGCGCCCGTTCCAGCGCGCTGGCGATTTCGGCGGGCGTGGCATCGGGGCGGCCGACGCGCAGATTCTCCTCGATGGAGCGGTTGAACAGCATCGCCTCCTGGAACACCACGCCGATATTGCGGCGGAGCGAGGCCAGCGTGACGTCGCGCAGATCCTGTCCGTCTATGGTGATGCGGCCGGATTGCGGGTCGAAGACGCGGTGGAGAAGCGCGAGCGCGGTGGACTTGCCGGCGCCGGTGGTGCCGACCAGGGCAATGGTCTCGCCCGGTGCCACCGCGAAGCTGACATCGGCCAGCGCTGCGCGCTTGCCGTCATAGGAGAAGGAAACGTCCTCGAAGGCGACAGCGCCCTTCACCTGCTCCAGCGGCCTGGCGCCGGGGCGGTCATGGACGTTGGGAACGACGTCCATCACCTCGAAGAATTCGGCCAGGCGCGGGGCGTCGAGCACAAGGCGGTTGGCGAAGCCCACCACCTGGTCGAGCCGACCGACAAGGAGCGTGGCGAAGCCGACGAAGGTCACGATTTCGCCGATCGAGGCGAGGCCGTTTATGTGCAACCAGATGCCGAGCAGGAAAATCGACAGGATGGTCAGCGTGGTCGCCGCCTTGGTGCCGACCGAGACCACCGCCCACCAGGCCAGGATCGGAATCTGCGCGGCCAGCACCTTGTCGATGGTCTCCTTCAGCCCGCGCACCTCGGCCTCGATGCGGGTGAAGCTCTGGATCACCGCGACATTTCCCAGCGCGTCGGCGCTGCGCTCGGCAAGATCGGATTGCAGCCCCTCGACGTGGCGCTGCATGTCCTGGGTGCGGTCCAGCACGAAATAGGTGAGGGCGGTAAAGAACAGCATCAGCACGACCAGCAGCAGGCCGAGCCTCCAGTTCACCACCACCGAGACCGGAAGCAGGACGACCAGCGCGACCATGCCGGCGCAGTCCTCGCGGAAGAAGGCGAGCCACAGGCTCCACAGCCCGTCGACGCCCTGGAGCATCACCTTCATCAGCCGGCCGGAATGCACCCCGCCATGAAAGCCGAGCGGCAATTGCAGCACATGCTCGAAATAGTTGCTCATGATGGAGAGTCGCCGCCGGTGCGCGAGCCGGTCGGCATGCAGCGCGACCCAGACGCCGGCCACCACCGTGAAAATGCCGAACCCGGCCCAGGCGCCGAGCTGGGGCAGCAATTCGGTGAAGGTCGGGGTGCGGTTCTCGGCCTGGGCGCGCGCCAGCGTGTCGACGATGCGGCCGAACAATACCGGCTCGGCGAACAGCGCGATGGCGAGCAGCATATTGGCGAAGGCCAGGACGGCGCCGAGCCGGCGCTCCGGACCGAGGGCGGCGAGGACGCGGGCATAGAGGCGCAGGAAATCCATGGGGAACCCGAAAATGAGAGCCGCCGAGGTGGCGACGTGGTGTCGCACGCGCAGTCCAGCACAGCGGCGCCCGGCGGCAAAGGGGTGCCGCATCGGCGTGACGCGGCGCCATTCCGGCGCCGCCCTGTGTCGGCGGCGCCATATGACGTTCACATTCCACGACGTAAGCTGGCTTCATGACTGATTCGATCCGGCGCCTTTACGACGGGGTGGTGGCGACGCGGGAGGGGCGCAATCCCTCGCCGCGCACACAGCGGCTGCTCGGCAAGGGACGCTCCTTCATCGCCAAGAAGGTCGCGGAAGAAGGCGTCGAGGTCGCGCTGGAAGCAGTCGTCGCCGACAGCCCGGCGGTGATCCGCGAGAGCGCGGACCTGCTCTACAATCTCGTCGTGCTCTGGGTCGATGCCGGCGTGGCGCCGGAAGACATCTGGGCCGAGATGCGGCGGCGCGAGCAGCTGATGGGCATGGCCGAGAAGCTGCCGAAGCGCGGTGCCAAGCCGATCGACGGCCGGCAGTTCGCCCTGAGCCTGATTGCCAATGTGGCGGACGATTCACCCGACCGCTCCGCGGTGGGTGCGGCAATCATGGTCAAGCGTCGCAAGCGCGTCTGACATATACCCCATCCTGACGAGACCAAACGCCGTTTCACGGAGCCCTCGATGCTGCGCCGTCTCTATCAGTGGGTAATCGATCTTTCCGAGCGTCCCTCCGCCTCATGGGCGCTGGCGGGCATCTCCTTCGCGGAGAGTTCGTTCTTCCCGGTGCCGCCGGACCTCATGCTGGTGCCGATGTGCGTGGCGAAGCCGGAGAGAGCGTGGTGGTACGCCTTCATCTGCACCGTCGCCTCGGTGGCGGGCGGGCTGCTCGGCTACGCCATCGGCGCGCTGCTCTATGACACGGTCGGCACGTTCCTGATCGGGCTTTACGGCTATGGCGACAAGGTCGAGGCCTTCAACGCGGCCTATGCGCACTACGGCCACTGGATCATCCTGATCAAGGGCCTGACGCCGATCCCCTACAAGGTGGTGACCATCACCTCGGGCTTCGCGCATTACAGCCTGTTCTGGTTCGTCGTGTTGTCGGTCATCACCCGCGGCATGCGGTTCTTCCTGGTGGCGGGGCTGCTGTTCTGGATCGGGCCGGCCGCGCGCGACTTCATCGAGAAGCGGCTCGGCCTCGTCACCGCGGCGTTCGCCGTGGTGGTGGTCGGCGGCTTCATCGCGGCGATGTATCTGTTCTGAATGAGAGGCCGCCCCCAGACGGCCGCAGGCCGATCCGCGATGGCGTGCCGAGAATGGTGTGGCTCTGCTTCAGCGTCCTTCGAGGCTCGCTTCGCGAGCACCTCAGGATGAGGTTGTCCTACAGATGAACCTCATCCTGAGGTGCCGCCGCAGGCGGCCTCGAAGGATGCGACTGGGTACGCCGCGGTCCCTCTCAGGGGATCAATGCCCGCCCTTCCGCCCGAGCCGCGCCTCGAGCACGGTCTTGGCGAACAGCGTCACCACGGCGAGGAAGGCCAGCAGCGAGGCGACCGCGAAGGACGCCTGGAACTGGTACTCGTTGTAGAGGATCTCGATGTGCAGCGGCATGGTGTTGGTCTCGCCGCGCACATGGCCTGAAACCACCGAGACGGCGCCGAACTCGCCCATGGCGCGGGCGTTGCAGAGCAGCACGCCATAGAGCAGCGCCCATTTGATATTGGGCAGCGTCACCCGGCTGAAGACGCGCCAGCCCGAGGCGCCGAGCGTGACCGCCGCTTCCTCCTCCGTCGTGCCCTGCTCCTGCATCAGCGGCACCAGCTCGCGCGCCACGAACGGGAAGGTGACGAACACGGTGGCAAGCGTGATGCCCGGCCAGGCGAAGATGATCTTCCAGTTATTGTCGATCAGCCACGGGCCGAGATAGCCCTGCGCGCCGAACAGCAGCACGAAGACCAGGCCGGCGATCACCGGGGAGACCGAGAAGGGCAGGTCGACCAGAGTGATGAGCAAGCTCTTGCCGCCGAAGCTGAACTTGGTCATCGCCCAGGCCATGACGAGGCCCATGACGGTGTTCAGCACCACCGAGAGCCCGGCGACCATGAGGGTCAGGCGGATGGCGGCGAGCGCATCCGGATCGCTCAGCGCGTGCACATAGGCATCCCAGCCCTTGGAGAAGGCCTGTACAAAGACATTCGCCAGTGGCAGCACGATGAACAGGCCGATGAAGCCGGCCGCGATGGCGACGATGGTCCATTTCACCAATGGGGGCTCTTCCCGGGCGCCGGGATGCATCGGTGGGCGCAGCGTCGCGACCGGCTCGATGAGCGGCGTCGCCTCGCTCGGAAACGGCAGGGTCTCGGAAGGCGTGAGAACCTGGCTCATGCCGACCTCCCGGTGCGGGATTGCGACCAGCGCTGCAGGAGGTTGATGAGGAACAGCAGCGCAAACGAGGCGACCAGCATGGCACAGGCAATGGTGGTGGCGTCGGCGTAGCGGAACTCCTCCAGCCGGATGACGATGAGCAGCGGCGCGATCTCCGACACGTTCGGCAGATTGCCGGCGATGAAGATCACCGAGCCGTACTCGCCGACGGCGCGGGCGAAGGCGAGCGCGAAACCGGTGAGGAAGGCGGGCAGCACGGCCGGCAGCACGACGCGGCGTATCGTGGTCCAGCGCCCGGCGCCGAGCGTCGCCGCGGCTTCCTCCAATTCGGCGTCGAGGTCCTCCATCACCGGCTGCACGGTGCGCACCACGAAGGGCAGGCCGATGAAGACCAGCGCGACAAGGATGCCGAGCGGGGTGAAGGCGACTTTGATGTCGAACGGGGCGAGAAGCGAACCGATCCAGCCATTCTCGGCATAGAGATTGGTCAGCGCGATGCCGGCCACCGCGGTCGGCAGCGCGAACGGGATGTCGACGAGCGCGTCGAGCAGGCGCCGCCCGGGGAACTCGTAGCGCACCAGCGCCCAGACGATCAGCGCGCCGAACACCAGATTGATGGCGGCGGCGGCGAGCGACAGGCCGAAGGACAGCTTGAGCGCGTTCAGCGTGCGCGGGTTGGTGAGGATGGTGACGATGCGTTCCAGCGGCAATTCTGCGGTCTTGAGGAACAGCGCGGCGAGCGGGATCAGCACGATCAGCGACAGCCACAGCACGGTGAGGCCCATGGTGAGGCCGAACCCGGGAATGACGCTGCGCTGCGCCCGCAAGGTGCGCTGCGGCGGCAGGCCCTTGGGCGAGAGGCCGTGAATGACCTCGCCGCGCGGCACGTGCTGAGCCAGAGGTGAAATGGTCGTATCGCTCAACGCTCGGTTCCCTGAAGCAGCGGCGTCCCGAAGCCCGCCCTATTAGACCACATCCGGCCGTGTGCTTGTGTGCTGGGGTCAGTCACAAAGAAGCGCCGGGCCTCGATGAGGTCCGGCGCCAGTTAAGCTGATCGCTTTCGGGAAGGTCAGCTCGGGAGGAAGTCTCAGTTCGAATAGATCTTGTCGAAGACACCGCCATCGTCGAAGTGGGTCTTCTGCGCCTTGCGCCAGCCGCCGAAGATCGGATCGTCGATGGTCACGAGGTCGACCTTCGGGAACACCTTCTCGTACTTCTTGGCGACCTCGGCATCGCGCGGGCGGTAGAAATTCTGCGCGGCGATCTCCTGGCCCTCCTTGGTATAGAGGAACTTCAGGTAGCTCTCGGCGATAGCGCGGGTGCCCTTGCGGTCCACCACCTTGTCGACCACCGCGACCGGCGGCTCGGCGAGGATGGAAAGCGAGGGTATGACGATGTCGAACTTGTCCTCGCCGAACTCCTTCTTCGACAGGAACGCCTCGTTCTCCCAGGCGAGCAGCACGTCGCCGACACCGCGCTCGGTGAAAGTGACGGTGGAGCCGCGGGCACCGGTATCGAGCACCGGCACGTTCTTGAAGAGGCTGGCGACGAAGGCCTGGGCGGTCTCGGGCGTGCCACCCGGCTGCCGGAGTGCATAGGCCCAGGCGGCGAGGTAGTTCCAGCGGGCGCCGCCGGAGGTCTTCGGATTCGGGGTGATGACCTTGACGCCCGGCTTCACCAGGTCGTTCCAGTCCTTGATGCCCTTGGGATTGCCCTTGCGGACCAGGAACACGATGGTCGAGGTGTAGGGCGAGGCGTTCTGCGGCAGGCGCTTCTGCCAGTCGGCGGCGATCAGGCCCTTGTCGGCGATGGCGTCGATATCATAGGCCAGCGCCAGGGTGACGACGTCGGCATCGAGGCCGTCGATCACCGAGCGCGCCTGCTTGCCGGAGCCGCCGTGCGACTGCTTGACCTCGAGGGTCTTGCCGCTCTCGGCCTTGAATTTCTCGCCGAACGCCTTGTTGACCGCGACGTAAAGCTCGCGGGTCGGGTCGTAGGACACGTTCAGCAGATTGACGTCGGCGGCGTGCGCGGCGAGCGGCAGGCTGGCGGCGACGAGACCCGCGAAAGCCAGCTTGGAGAAGGTGCGCCGGGCGAGGCCGCGGCGCCGGATTTCAATCGACATGGTCGTCTCCCTGATCGGGCAGCCGATGGCGGCGCCTTGGTTCCGGGCCAGAGTTTTCACGCGTGGTACGTGCATGTCAAACAGAAAAACAGTTTTTCTATAGATAATTTTCTAATATCTAGTTTTTTAATGTGGAATAGGCCTCGTCAAGCAATCGGTACTGTTTGGTGAGCATCCTCAGAGGCTCGCCGTGCTCGCACCTCAGGATGACGTGGCTCTTGGAAATCGACCTCATCCTGAGGTGCCCGGCGTGAGCTGGGCCTCGAAGGATGCTCACGCAGAGCGCGATCTCAGCCCTTCAGCGCCATCGTATGGATGCCGCACTCGGTCTTGCCCTGGCCGCGCCAGCGGCCGGCGCGGATGTCCTCGCCGCTCTGGGTGCGACTGGTGCAAGGCATGCAGCCGACGGAGGCGAAGCCGTTGGCCGCCATCGGATGACGTGGCAGGCCGAGGCGCTCATAGACGCCTTCGACCTCCTCGCGATCGGCATTGGCGAGCGGATTGAACTTCAGCCGCGCACCGTCGCGCTCCACCACCGGGATCGCGGCGCGGCCTCCGCCATGATAGCGCTTGCGGCCATTCAGCCAGGCGTCGAAACCACCGAGCGCGCGCGCCAGCGGCTCGACCTTGCGGATGCGGCAGCAGGCGTCCGGATC harbors:
- a CDS encoding D-alanyl-D-alanine carboxypeptidase family protein, translated to MSSFIPSRVRILAALFGASLAVAPLAAQATPSLLIDVDSGKVLIADDATKPWYPASVTKLMTAYVTFRALRDGRITPQTLLTVSANAVAQAPSKMGFKAGTQITVDNALKMMLVKSANDIAVVIAEGVGGSLPQFVAEMNAKAAELGMTGSHFDNPNGLPDPDNYTTARDLAVLARAILLQFPEQADLFKMPAIQLGNRVIKTYNKLIDRYPGAEGMKTGFICASGFNLVGVAHRGNKRVLAVVLGTSSGRERTEAAALLMEKGFQQSWSIFGSVSPTVDSLKNEGGTPTDMRAQVCGPKRKTVASEADDDGDASPNGFAAAGMTGGVKMTGASLLVNLPPSMAPVPVWVGPTPSQAAIDAAYPPVPEKKGRKAASKKGGDKKDAAKQDASKQDATKPDTAKKDASKKKPDATAEATPATPPAAKPAAKPAAKPAPKPAGSAAPVPAPRPAN
- a CDS encoding glucan ABC transporter ATP-binding protein/ permease — encoded protein: MDFLRLYARVLAALGPERRLGAVLAFANMLLAIALFAEPVLFGRIVDTLARAQAENRTPTFTELLPQLGAWAGFGIFTVVAGVWVALHADRLAHRRRLSIMSNYFEHVLQLPLGFHGGVHSGRLMKVMLQGVDGLWSLWLAFFREDCAGMVALVVLLPVSVVVNWRLGLLLVVLMLFFTALTYFVLDRTQDMQRHVEGLQSDLAERSADALGNVAVIQSFTRIEAEVRGLKETIDKVLAAQIPILAWWAVVSVGTKAATTLTILSIFLLGIWLHINGLASIGEIVTFVGFATLLVGRLDQVVGFANRLVLDAPRLAEFFEVMDVVPNVHDRPGARPLEQVKGAVAFEDVSFSYDGKRAALADVSFAVAPGETIALVGTTGAGKSTALALLHRVFDPQSGRITIDGQDLRDVTLASLRRNIGVVFQEAMLFNRSIEENLRVGRPDATPAEIASALERAQATEMVERQSEGLATIVGERGRSLSGGERQRIAIARALLKDPPILILDEATSALDAGTEAKVQAALDEVMKGRTTFVIAHRLATVRNADRILVFENGRIVEAGSFDALVRLGGRFAALARAQFMVSASSTGDLPPVET
- the hisE gene encoding phosphoribosyl-ATP diphosphatase, giving the protein MTDSIRRLYDGVVATREGRNPSPRTQRLLGKGRSFIAKKVAEEGVEVALEAVVADSPAVIRESADLLYNLVVLWVDAGVAPEDIWAEMRRREQLMGMAEKLPKRGAKPIDGRQFALSLIANVADDSPDRSAVGAAIMVKRRKRV
- a CDS encoding YqaA family protein, with amino-acid sequence MLRRLYQWVIDLSERPSASWALAGISFAESSFFPVPPDLMLVPMCVAKPERAWWYAFICTVASVAGGLLGYAIGALLYDTVGTFLIGLYGYGDKVEAFNAAYAHYGHWIILIKGLTPIPYKVVTITSGFAHYSLFWFVVLSVITRGMRFFLVAGLLFWIGPAARDFIEKRLGLVTAAFAVVVVGGFIAAMYLF
- the cysW gene encoding sulfate ABC transporter permease subunit CysW → MHPGAREEPPLVKWTIVAIAAGFIGLFIVLPLANVFVQAFSKGWDAYVHALSDPDALAAIRLTLMVAGLSVVLNTVMGLVMAWAMTKFSFGGKSLLITLVDLPFSVSPVIAGLVFVLLFGAQGYLGPWLIDNNWKIIFAWPGITLATVFVTFPFVARELVPLMQEQGTTEEEAAVTLGASGWRVFSRVTLPNIKWALLYGVLLCNARAMGEFGAVSVVSGHVRGETNTMPLHIEILYNEYQFQASFAVASLLAFLAVVTLFAKTVLEARLGRKGGH
- the cysT gene encoding sulfate ABC transporter permease subunit CysT, translated to MPPQRTLRAQRSVIPGFGLTMGLTVLWLSLIVLIPLAALFLKTAELPLERIVTILTNPRTLNALKLSFGLSLAAAAINLVFGALIVWALVRYEFPGRRLLDALVDIPFALPTAVAGIALTNLYAENGWIGSLLAPFDIKVAFTPLGILVALVFIGLPFVVRTVQPVMEDLDAELEEAAATLGAGRWTTIRRVVLPAVLPAFLTGFALAFARAVGEYGSVIFIAGNLPNVSEIAPLLIVIRLEEFRYADATTIACAMLVASFALLFLINLLQRWSQSRTGRSA
- a CDS encoding sulfate ABC transporter substrate-binding protein; protein product: MSIEIRRRGLARRTFSKLAFAGLVAASLPLAAHAADVNLLNVSYDPTRELYVAVNKAFGEKFKAESGKTLEVKQSHGGSGKQARSVIDGLDADVVTLALAYDIDAIADKGLIAADWQKRLPQNASPYTSTIVFLVRKGNPKGIKDWNDLVKPGVKVITPNPKTSGGARWNYLAAWAYALRQPGGTPETAQAFVASLFKNVPVLDTGARGSTVTFTERGVGDVLLAWENEAFLSKKEFGEDKFDIVIPSLSILAEPPVAVVDKVVDRKGTRAIAESYLKFLYTKEGQEIAAQNFYRPRDAEVAKKYEKVFPKVDLVTIDDPIFGGWRKAQKTHFDDGGVFDKIYSN
- a CDS encoding phosphoadenylyl-sulfate reductase: MSLAAGIDPIAELEHELAGASPVEIIAAAQRAVRPGKLCVVSSFGTEAAALLAYVAEVDPTIPVVFLDTGWLFEETLAYRDDIAGRLGLTDVRSIRPDPAALAAQDADKDLWFSDPDACCRIRKVEPLARALGGFDAWLNGRKRYHGGGRAAIPVVERDGARLKFNPLANADREEVEGVYERLGLPRHPMAANGFASVGCMPCTSRTQSGEDIRAGRWRGQGKTECGIHTMALKG